The genomic interval GTTTCACTTCACTTTCAGTTTACGGTCCCAGAAAACGAAAAAGGCCATGGCCTTTCTGCAATATCCATCTCCATCCTTTAGAATCACCTCAATTCCTACTTATTCAGTGCCCATCAGAGCATCTTCTCGTCTCTCTCTGCCAGTTACTCCTAGCTTAAACTCAAGCACTCCCCGCAACTGGGTCCCAGATTTTAGAGCCAAGTCCTTGAACTGGATTTTTTCTGGTGCTCTTGCTCTTAGTTTATCTCTACCAGGCAAGTCCATTAACCTGCAATGGATGGTGCTTGACTGTTTTCAGTGGTATATCAAGTTCTTAGCAATACTTTGATAACTTTAGAATTACCTagatgtttattttatttaagtttcATTATCATCTGGATTTTGGGTCTTcagttgttttttttattatatttgcaAAATCAAGCGCTTTCATGAGCCAAATCTTGTAGGGATTGGGTTTGCGGAGGCAAAAGTTGGGGTTAACAAGCCAGAATTACTTCCTAAAGAGTTCACTTATGTGATTGATGTAGCTGGCTTCCTCTCTGATGGCCAGGTTTGGTTTCTTTCAATATCCTCATCTTTTCAAGGCATATATGCATTGTTTGATGATCTTGTCCTTTTCTCTTGCTTGTCCTTCAAAATGAACAATATTAGTTTGATTATTAGTATTTCCATGAGGTATTTAAGagtaatttttattgattgattACATCTAGGTTCTCACTTCTCAATGAGGGAATTTGATTGTATTGATTGATTACATTACGTTCTCAATGACTAAGACTTTATCAAATTGATGCCTTTATTTTGTGCTGTTGACCTTCATTCCTATCTAGTTTTAATTCTCATGTTCTTAACTTTCACTAAGGTACTTCAAAGGGGGTGGGAAGAGCATTTTAAGCATGTTTTCCTCATTTCTGGATACTTTATTGTTTTATCGTCTATATGCTTATTGAGGATGGAGCCATGGAGTTTTAAATAGAATAATATGTTCAACATTGTAGAACATTTATTTCTTGTCTAAAGTTCTTAACCCCTTGAATGACTTGAATTTTTGGATTTAGCatcttttccttcattttctgAATAACAAGTTGTAGTCTTGCCATGGAACGAAATCCCTTGCTGTAGAGGTGCTCTCTGTATGTAGCCTTAACCTGTCTCAGCTAAAAACCACAATACATGAATGATCCTCAACTTTCGTCTCATTGAGTGATGCTTCTGTATTATGAGTGTTGCACACAAAGGATGATTAATGGATAAGTAATGCCCCCTTTTACAAACAAAAGACTATTATTAACTTGCACTGTTAATCCCAGGAGAAAAGACTTGCAGAGGAGATCGGTAACATTGAAAAGGATACTGGCTTTAAATTGAGAGTTCTAGCACAAAATTACCCTGACACACCAggtatgatttattttttactatgtTATTGATCTTGttgctttttttattaacttttttctttaaaatttatgtttatttgtatttgatttaattctcAACGCTGTTACCAAAGTCCTAAATCACTCAACTTCTAAAATTGCTACAGGGTTGGCAATCAAAGACTTTTGGCAAGTAGATGATAGAACTATTGTTTTTGTTGCTGATCCCACCTTTGGTAAAGGATTTGTCCTGCCTTTGTCTTTAAATTCTGATCTGATATGAATATTTTCTAATTATGATCTCTGACCAGgcaatatattaaatttcaatgTTGGGGCTTCTGTTGATTTAGACATTCCACGAAGCTTTTGGAGCCGTTTGGCTGGGAAATATGGGAACATGTTTTATTGGAAAGAGAAGGTAAAGTGTACCTGTTCCATTGATAAACCACTGTTTACTAGGTGTTTAGTTTATGCAAGATTTTATCATTCAACAAAGTAATTTAAGTCATTTTTGCTGAAACAGGGAGAAGATGCATCTATTGAGGCTGCTGTCTTGGCAATATCCAATTGCTTAAGAGAACCTGTGGGGCCAAATAATTGCTCCGAGGTAAAATAACACTATATCGGTACTAGAAGCAAGATTTATTCCAATTCTGACAAGAGTTGTATAGGTAGGAAGGTATATTATGTAATATTAGTAACAAAGTGGTGAAGGAATAAGATTTTACTTATTCTTCAGATGATAGTCAATACCTATTGTTTCCACAGAATCATGTAATGTTGTTTCTGGattgaacaaaagaaacaatGCTACAGATTTGAGTAGCATACAAATTTGGCAAACACTATCAGACAACAGGGTTAGAGGAAGACACATTTTCATGATCAGGTATTTTTACAATACCTATCTCCAACATCGCAACTAGCATAAAACGTACTCTCCCTGTAGGTGCTGCTGTGGTGAGGAGCTCGCCTTGTAGATGGGTTCCATACTGTCACAGTTTCATACCCAAAACAAAGAGTGCATATGAATAAGATGAGAGACCTCCATTGTATCCTTTTTATCCATTAAAGATTGGACAGCTTAAAACAACTATCACAGGTTCATGGTCAGCTATTGTATTCATATCTGCACTATGAACCAGTATTTAACAAAGAAGACGTGAATTTCTGATCTAACAAATCTCCTTGAAGCACTTGATCGAAATGTGGTTACTATAgttcaatcaaaattttaacacaTTTCTGCATCCTTTTGCATCATCATATCCATTTAGAAAAAGTTGTTGAACCTTAAATTGAGTTTTCTGCATGTAGTTTTATCAAGGTAACAGTTTAGTAGCTGTTAGAAATTTGCGACAACCAAGTCATAGAGGAAGATGCTTAACATTGCAGTTTAACGAGCTTAAGTTTCATATATTTTCATCTTTGAAGGACCGAGGCAATGATATAAGCAGAGACACAGATAAAAGCATAGACTCTCTGGTGTATAAAGGGCTAATACAGCAGGCCGTAAGGGGTCAGCGCTTTCAAGCCCAAAAAGAAGGGTTTGCTCATAAGTTTACCCCAACTCAATACGTAATCCCAAATTAATGGAGATTGAGTAGTGCTTAAAACCTTTTCTTCCAATAAGCTTGGATAACTTAAAAGTGGCTTATGTTTCTGCTGAAGTTGTAAGTGTATGGTGTTCTTCAAGTATACAGGACAAGGCAAAAATGTATTCATGGCACTTATGTATGATAAATCattaaaccttttttttttcttttgcacaTTTGATTAGTGATTCACATGAAAATAATAGGAGGAAAAGAGGCTTCAGATCAGACTAATCAGCCTGTCAGAAAACGATAAAATCGACCTAGAAGCTGCCTAGAATGTACtagtaatattttactttatgtTACACCCAAGCACTGgcaattttctttattctgtCTTCCAGGATCTTCTCTAACTCTTCAGGTTGACAAGGGACTGTTAGAGCTCCCGTTTGATGGAATCCATATTCTTCTTTAGCTTGCTCCAGTAACCTCAAAAACGCTGGATTCCTCAGATAGCTCAGCTCCAAGATAAACCTCTTTGGTTTTCCACCTTTGACTGCAATTACTGCAAAATGCCCTTCCTTCACATCCTTTGGTATCTTCTTAGTTTCTTCAACATTTTCATCAAACTCAACAGCATTCTGATCAAGGCCTCTTGATGGAAATTCCGAGAAAACTCGTTTTAGCTTTTTCATTGAAAGCCTAAGCACGACAAGCCCTGTATGACGCTGCTCCCAGTTCTGCATTTTCACACACATCGATCTCAAATTGtgatcaaaattcaaaagctCTTTGAGACTTGGAAATTCTTTGTGTTTCCGTATTCTGAATGATCTGCTGATCCTGAGAGACATTTATACCGGGGACTGGGGTGTTAAAAGAAACTGGAAGCAAATGTGAAATTTCTGAGAGACATTATGGGCCATTTTCATACGGTTGCTAACGAGTATCATTTAATGCAATCT from Theobroma cacao cultivar B97-61/B2 chromosome 5, Criollo_cocoa_genome_V2, whole genome shotgun sequence carries:
- the LOC18598003 gene encoding thylakoid lumenal 15.0 kDa protein 2, chloroplastic isoform X1, with the translated sequence MAFLQYPSPSFRITSIPTYSVPIRASSRLSLPVTPSLNSSTPRNWVPDFRAKSLNWIFSGALALSLSLPGIGFAEAKVGVNKPELLPKEFTYVIDVAGFLSDGQEKRLAEEIGNIEKDTGFKLRVLAQNYPDTPGLAIKDFWQVDDRTIVFVADPTFGNILNFNVGASVDLDIPRSFWSRLAGKYGNMFYWKEKGEDASIEAAVLAISNCLREPVGPNNCSEVK
- the LOC18598004 gene encoding uncharacterized protein LOC18598004; protein product: MSLRISRSFRIRKHKEFPSLKELLNFDHNLRSMCVKMQNWEQRHTGLVVLRLSMKKLKRVFSEFPSRGLDQNAVEFDENVEETKKIPKDVKEGHFAVIAVKGGKPKRFILELSYLRNPAFLRLLEQAKEEYGFHQTGALTVPCQPEELEKILEDRIKKIASAWV
- the LOC18598003 gene encoding thylakoid lumenal 15.0 kDa protein 2, chloroplastic isoform X2, which produces MAFLQYPSPSFRITSIPTYSVPIRASSRLSLPVTPSLNSSTPRNWVPDFRAKSLNWIFSGALALSLSLPGIGFAEAKVGVNKPELLPKEFTYVIDVAGFLSDGQEKRLAEEIGNIEKDTGFKLRVLAQNYPDTPGLAIKDFWQVDDRTIVFVADPTFDIPRSFWSRLAGKYGNMFYWKEKGEDASIEAAVLAISNCLREPVGPNNCSEVK